Sequence from the Sphingobacteriaceae bacterium GW460-11-11-14-LB5 genome:
GGTATTTCGACCGGTGTTTTGGAGAAAAACACGAAAAGGCTATTCGGAGCGCTGATCTGATATAGGGTGTTCAGATTCTCCTGCGAATTATCTTTTAAGCCGGCAAATGCGGTGATATCTTCATGATAATATTTTACCTCATCACGGCCTTTTGCAACAGGGCTATGACCAGATGTTAAGGCATAATAAATTGGATTATCCAATAGGTGTTCCATTGGTCAAAGATATTAAAAGCTAAATCAGACGAGGGTAATTTTTGGAACGATTCATCCAAAATACGCCTGGTCGCGCAACTATTGGTTTAAAAAAGTTTCCACCAAATGTGCCGTCATCTCAATCGTTTTGTCGCTTACATCCGGATTAAGGTTTTCGCCAATCATAGCGCCATGCACACCAGGTAAAATAACCAGTTGCGCATTTGCAATTAATCTCGACATTTTTACCACATGTTCTGGCCTGATCACATCCCGATCGGCCACCATTAAAAGCGCATCGGAAGTAATTCCCCTCAGATCATCATCGCTCAGGTCGGTAAAATCGAGCATGCGCTGTTTATCCTTCTCGAACATCGTTTGCAGTGCATTTTGATCTGGGTTTACGGCTAAAAAAGCTGTTTTAAGCGGCTCCGGCATATGATCGATGGTGGCATCTCCAAAGCCATTATAAAAGCCTTCAATTAAACCTTCCCGTTGGTAATTGGCCGAAATAACAATGATTTTATTCACCACTGCGGGATGATGTGCTGCGATATGCAAAGTGGTTGTTCCGCCGTTACTAAAACCCAGAAAATTGGCTTTTGCTATTTTTAACTGATTTAATAAAGTGGCCACATCCTTTGCATCCTGTTCAAAAGATTCAGCCTGGTCACGGTCGCTGGTGCGCCCATGGGCCTGAAGTTCAACTGCTAAAACCTGACCGGATTTTGCCAAATGCGGAATAAGTCTGCCAAAGG
This genomic interval carries:
- a CDS encoding alpha/beta hydrolase, with the translated sequence METYKKAGHEKVNGINMYYEIYGEGEIPLVLIHGGGSTIQSTFGRLIPHLAKSGQVLAVELQAHGRTSDRDQAESFEQDAKDVATLLNQLKIAKANFLGFSNGGTTTLHIAAHHPAVVNKIIVISANYQREGLIEGFYNGFGDATIDHMPEPLKTAFLAVNPDQNALQTMFEKDKQRMLDFTDLSDDDLRGITSDALLMVADRDVIRPEHVVKMSRLIANAQLVILPGVHGAMIGENLNPDVSDKTIEMTAHLVETFLNQ